In Paraburkholderia terrae, the DNA window CGCAGTAGCGCACGCCCGTCGCCTTCAGCGCGCGAATCAGGCGCGGCGTCAGCATCGACGCATCGCGGATTTCGACGGCGTAGCAGGTATCGCCTTCGAGCGGCGGCAGCGCCGCCAGGAACGCCGTCAGCCGGTCGACGAAGAGGGCCGGCCGCGCGAGCATTTCATTGGGCAGCGGCGAGAACTGGAAAACGAGCGCGCCCGCTTTCGCGCCAAGCCCGTCGATGCACGGCCGCACGAATTCGTCGATCGCCAGTTGCGCGTTCAGAAAGCAGGGATTCTCCGACACCGGCTCGCCGCGTTCGGCGCGCACGGTTGCATCGGTGACGAGCGCGGGCGCCTTCACGATGAAGCGGAAATGGTCCGGCACCTGCTGCGCGTAACGCAGATAGTCGGTAAGCGTGAGCGGCGCGTAAAACGAGCGGTCGATGCTCACCGTGCGCAGCAGCGGATGCGCGCCATAGGCGCCGAGGCCGTCGCGCGAGAGCTTGCTGTTGCTGTAGTCGTCGCCGTAGACGATGCCTTTCCAGCCGGGAAAGGACCATGTCGAGGTGCCGAGATGCACTTGCGGCGGCAACTGGCTGGCGAGGTGAATGACTTCATCGGAAGGCGACGCGGCGAGAACATCGCGGGCGCGGCGCTTTTTCGGTGGCGCGTCGCTGGGCGCGGCAGCCGTTTCCGACGAGGCTTTGGGCGCGGAAGCTACGGCGACAGGCGCCTGCTCGACGTGATTGCCGAACATGTCGAGTTGCAGGGTGCCGTCGGGCGCTTCGGGTGCCGCTTCTTCTTCCATCGATCCGTTACGAGAGACATTGCGCTGACGCGGATGAATCACGCCGCTTCGGGCCAACCGTAGCGCGCGGCCCGAAGCGGTATCCAGCCCGCGATTTTACAGCGCCTTCTCGTACATGAAGCGGCGCGACCAGGGCAGCGTCGTCGCGCTGCGGCCCGCCTTGCGGCACACCACCTGATAGATCGACACGTCGTCGTTCTCGAACGCATACGCGCAGCCCGCGAGGTACACGCGCCAGATGCGGAATTTCTCGTCGTCGACGAGCGACCTCGCTTCTGCCGCTTTCGCCTCGAAGTTCTCGGCCCAGATGTCGAGCGTACGCGCGTAGTGGCGGCGCAGGCTTTCGATATCGAAAGCTTCAAGCCCGCCGCGCTGCATCGTTTCGAGCGCGAGGCTGATGTGCGGCAACTCGCCGTCGGGGAATACATATCTGTCGATGAACTCGCCGCCGCCGAGCGCCGTTTCGCCGCTGTCGTAATCCGTCGACGTGATGCCGTGATTCATCGCAATGCCGTCATCCGTGAGCAGGTCGTGGATCTTCTGGAAGTAGCCGGGCAGATTCTTGCGGCCGACATGCTCGAACATGCCGACGCTCGTGATGCGGTCGAACTGCCCCTGGACGTCGCGATAATCCTGCAGCCGGATTTCGATCTGGCCTTCGAGACCGGCTGCTTTCACGCGCTGCGTCGCGAGATCGAACTGGTTCTGCGACAGCGTCACGCCCACGCACTTCGCGCCGAACTTCTGCGCCGCGCGCAGCACGAGCGCGCCCCAGCCGCAGCCGATATCGAGCAGACGCTGGCCCGGCTGCACCTGGATCTTCGTCAGGATGTGATCGATCTTCTTGATCTGCGCGGTGGCGAGGTCTTCGTCGCCGTTCTCGAAATACGCGCACGAGTACACCATGTTCTCGTCGAGCCACAGCTTGTAGAACTCGTTCGAGACGTCGTAGTGATACTGGATCGCCTTCTTGTCCGACGTTTTCGTGTGATTGAAATAGCGTCGCACGCGCGCGAGCTTGCTCGCATTCGTCACCGTGCTTCGCGCCAGCGAATAGCTGATGTTGATGATGTCCGACAGCTTGCCTTCGATGTCGATCTTGCCCTTCACGTACGCCTCGCCCAGATTGTCCAGGCTCGGTTCGAGCAATAGCGGCAGCGCGGACGCGCTATTCACTTTCAGCGTGACCGCCGGCGCCGCGAACGTGCCGAAGTCATGCTGCTGGCCATCCCATAGCACCAGGCGCGCCGGGATATTGGCCTTCGTTTTTACTTCGTCTACCCACTGCGCCAGCTTCTTCTCCCAGAACATGTGATTTCTCCGTGTCCAATGAATCAAAGCAAAGCCTGCCGAACCACAGTGCGCAGCGCGCGAGCCGTCCTTGGCCGCGCTATTCGATGTCGAGCCGCGCGCACGCGATTCTGCCGTCCGCGCAACGCGTCATGCACTATGAGGCACGACGGGCCGCGCGCCGGTTTATCGATGTGTCAGGGCGACAGACGGGCGATCGTCCAGTCGGCGTTGCCGCTACGCGTGTAGAGCAGCCGGTCGTGCAGACGTGAAGGCCGTCCTTGCCAGAATTCAATCGCGTCGGGAATCAGGCGATAGCCGCCCCAGTGCGGGGGCCGGGGCGGATTGTCCCCGTATTGTGCAATGAATTCGCGTTCCCGCGCTTCCAAAGCGGCACGGCTTTCAATCACCTTGCTCTGCTCCGACGCCCATGCGCCGATGCGTGAGCCGACGGGACGCGATGCGAAGTACGTGTCGCTTTCTGCGTCGCTCGTCTTGACGACGGTGCCCTCGACGCGCACCTGGCGCTCGAGTTCGATCCAGTAGAAAAGGAGGCTTGCGTGTGGGTTCTGCGCGAGTTCGAGGCCCTTGCGGCTCTCGTAGTTCGTGAAGAACACGAACCCGCGCTCGTCGACAGCCTTGATCAGCACGATGCGCGCCGAAGGCCGGCCGCGCGGGTCGACCGTCGCAAGCGTCATCGTGTTCGGTTCGGGGAGTTGCGCGTCGATGGCCTGTTTGAACCATACGTCGAACTGACGGAACGGGTTCGGGTCGGCGTCGGCAATGTCCAGCGAACCGAGCGAATAGTTTTTGCGAAGGTCGGCAAGAGTGCTCATTTTTTTATGCAAGCGCTACAGTGTGGAACCAGTATAGCGAAGGACAAAGTTTTCTGCGTTGAGGCGTGTCGTGTGGGCCGCGCGTTGAAGCTGCTGACGCCGCAATCCGCGGGCGTGCGCCGGCGCGATCAGGCAAAATACAGGGTTGAAAGCATGCAGACATCCGCAGGATATCGCAATGCCGTAGTCCGAATCAGCGAAGCTACCCATCATGTCCACGCCTCTCGTCACCGAGCATTCCGATATTACTACCGACTCCAGCGCGCATGAAACCGCCGACCGCGCCCGGCGTTTCGGCGGCGTCGCGCGCCTGTACGGCGCGCCGGCGCTCGCCGCGTTCGAGCGCGCGCACGTTGCCGTGATCGGCATTGGCGGCGTCGGCTCGTGGGCGGCGGAAGCGCTCGCGCGCACGGCGATCGGCCGGATCACGCTGATCGATCTCGACAACGTCGCCGAGAGCAACACGAACCGGCAGATTCACGCGCTCGACGGCAACTACGGCAAGCCCAAGGTCGATGCGATGGCCGAGCGCATCCGGCTGATCGATCCGCAGTGCGATGTGCGCGTGATCGAAGATTTTATCGAACCGGGCAACTTCGATACGGTGCTGGGCGGCGGCTTCCACTACGTGGTCGATGCGATCGACAGCGTGCGCACGAAGACGGCGCTGATCGCATGGTGCGTCGAGCACAAGCAGCCGTTGATCACGGTCGGCGGCGCGGGCGGCCAGCTCGACCCCACCCGTATCCGTATCGACGATCTCGCGCAGACCATTCAGGACCCGCTGCTGTCGAAGGTGCGCGGCCAGTTGCGCAAGCAACATGGCTTTCCGCGTGGGCCGAAAGCGAAGTTCAAGGTGAGCGCGGTGTATTCGGACGAGCCGCTGATCTATCCGGAAGCGGCTGTCTGCGATATCGACGAAGAAGCCGAGCACGTCACGACGTCGCCCGGTCATCATGGTCCTGTTGGTCTGAATTGCGCGGGCTTTGGATCGAGCGTGTGCGTGACGGCGAGCTTCGGCTTTGCGGCCGTGGCGCATGTGCTACGCGCGCTGGCGAAGAGCGCGGCCTGAAGCGCGGCGGCGTACGCTTCTTCGCCTGAATGAAAAAACGCGGCACATGGCCGCGTTTTTTCATGGTCTAGCGAGAAGAACGATCAGTTCAACGACGCACTCAGCTTGCGGCGCCATTTCGCGACCAGTTCCGGCTGATGCGCGGCGAGATCGAACACGGACAACATCGTCTTGCGGCCGATGTCTTCGCGGAACGTGCGGTCACGCGTGACGATGGCAAGCAGATGCTCGAGCGCGGGGTCATACTTGCGCCGGGCAATGAGCGCGCTTGCCAGATCGAAGCGCGCTTCGAGGTCGTCGGGATTGTTTGCGACGGCGGCTTCGAGCGCATCCGTGGGCGGCAGGTCGGAGGCTGCGTCGACGGCATCGAGCCGCGTCTTGATCGCGTTGTAGCGCGCGTCGATGCCCTGCGTCGTTTTGGGCGACAGCAGATCGTTTTCCTTCTGCGCTTCTTCGGCGCGGTTGTCTTCTAGCAGCAGCTCCATCAGATCGAGCCGTGCTTCGTCGAAACCCGGGTCATAGGCGAGTGCGGCCTTGAGCGCGTCGTACGCATCCTCGCGGCGGCCTTCGGCGATCGCTGCGGCCGCTTCCGCGCGCGACGCTTCCGCGCCGTCCGGCACGAGGCGGTCGAGGAACTCGCGCAACTGGCCTTCCGGCAGCACGCCGATGAACTGATCGACGGGCCGTCCGTCCGCGAACGCGACGACGTGCGGAATGCTGCGCACCTGGAAATGCGCGGCCAGTTCCTGGTTTTCGTCGACATTCACCTTCACGAGCCGCCATTTGCCTTCGTACTCGGCTTCGAGCTTTTCGAGCATCGGGCCGAGCGTCTTGCACGGTCCGCACCACGGCGCCCAGAAGTCGACGAGTACGGGCGCGAGCATCGACGCGCTGATGACGTCCTTTTCGAAAGTGGCGAGGGTGGTGTCCATTGCTGTCTCTTCCTTGGATCGGTAGGCGAAGTAGTTGGGGGCGGCCTGAGTCGTTTCAATACAGGGCTTCATCGGCCCTTTCGCGCCGCTGCGCCGCTCCCCGCGGATGTCTGCCAGTCTAGCGCGGCTTGCGCTCGGGCAGCGGGATCCATTCGGTCTCGCCGGGCACCTTGCCCATTTCCTGGTTCGTCCACGCGAGCTTTGCCCGCTCGATCTTCTCGCGCGAACTCGCGACGAAATTCCATTCGATAAAGCGCTCGCCGTCCAGCTTCTCGCCGCCGAGCAGCATCACCGTCGCGCCTTTCGCGCTCGCGAGCGTCACGGTTTCGCCGGGCGTGAGCACGGCCATCGTCGCGACTTCGAGCGGTTCGCCATCGAGCGACAGGTCGCCGTCGACGAGATACACGCCGCGCTCGTCGTGCTCCGGTTCGAGCGCGAGCACGCTGCCGGGTGCGAAATGCGCGGCCGCATACAGCGTGCCGGAGAACGTGCGCGCCGGCGACGTCTGGCCGAACGACGTGCCCGCGATGATACGCAGCGTGACGCCGTTGCGTTCGATTTCCGGTAGCGTGGCACCCGCGTGATGTTCGAACGACGGCTCGGCGTCTTCGTCGGCGAGCGGCAGCGCGACCCAGGTCTGGATGCCGTGTACCGTCGAGCCATTCGTGCGGTCGGGTTCCGGCGTGCGCTCCGAGTGAACGATGCCGCGGCCCGCCGTCATCCAGTTGACGTCGCCGGGAACGATCTTCTGTTCGGAGCCGAGGCTGTCGCGATGCATGATCGCGCCTTCGAACAGATAGGTGACTGTAGCGAGTCCGATATGCGGATGCGGGCGTACGTCGAGCCCCGTGCCGGCAGGCAGCGTGGCGGGGCCCATGTGGTCGAAGAAGATGAACGGGCCGACGAGACGCGCGGCCATCGCGGGCAGCACGCGCCGCACGGCCAGATTGCCGATGTCGCGGACGTGGGGCTTCAGAACCGCTTTGATCGATGAGGACATGACGGGCTCGGTTGGTGGGGACAGGGTGGATCATTTTACTGCCCGTCCCCGTTGCATGTATCGAAGGGCTCGAGTCGTGGAAATATTCGCCTTGGGCGAAGCAGGCGATGCGTCCACCGCTGCTCGGCTACACTCTCATGCTCTGATACAGGCAAACACAGGAATGCAGATGTCACCAAAAGACCTGCTGCTGGCGCTGGTCGTCGTCGTTGCGTGGGGCGTGAACTTTGTTGTTATCAAGGTTGGGCTGCATGGTGTTCCGCCGATGCTGCTCGGCGCGCTGCGCTTCATGCTTGCCGCTTTTCCCGCTGTGTTCTTTATCAAACGGCCACAGATGCCGTGGCGCTGGCTCATCGCCTATGGCGCGACGATCTCGCTCGGGCAGTTCGCGTTTCTGTTTTCGGCGATGTATGTCGGTATGCCGGCTGGCCTTGCTTCTTTGGTGCTGCAGGCGCAGGCGTTCTTTACGCTCCTGTTTGCCGCGTTGTTTTTGCATGAGCGGTTTCGCTTGCAGAACGTGCTCGGGCTCGTTGTCGCGGCTATCGGGCTTGCTGTGATCGGTATGCAGGGCGGAGCCTCGATGACGCTTGCCGGGTTCATTCTCACGCTGTGCGCGGCTGTGATGTGGGCGCTCGGCAATATCGTCACCAAGAAAGTCGGTAAGGTCGATCTGGTGGGCCTCGTTGTGTGGGGTAGTTTGATTCCGCCTGTGCCGTTCTTCGTGCTGTCGTATCTGCTCGAGGGGCCGCAGCGGATCGGGGCTGCACTGACGGGCATCGGCGCTTCGTCCGTGTTCGCGATCGTTTATCTCGCGTTTGTTGCTACGCTGGTTGGGTATGGGCTATGGAGCCGGCTGCTGTCGAGATATCCGGCCGGGCAGGTTGCGCCGTTTTCGTTGCTCGTGCCGATTGTGGGGCTGGCGTCGGCGTCGCTGTTTCTTGGAGAGTCGTTGTCGGGTGCGCAGGTTGGTGGTGCGGTTTTGGTGATGGTGGGGCTTGCTGTGAATGTGTTTGGCGGGTGGGTCGTGGAGAGGTTTTCTCTCGCGAGGTGATGGTTTTTTTGTGTCTGCGACGCTGGGTGGTTTGCTGGTGTTTGCGCTGGCATCCGCGATTCGTTAGCGTGCTTCACGCGTCGCCCCTGTGCGGGGCGGCACCTACTTTTCTTTGCCGCCGTGTATGGACCGGGGACATGGGTAACGGGTGTGCGGGGACATGGGTAACACTCTGGGCGAACCATTCGCCCGGAGCCGCTCATGTCCTGGAACCCGAGAAACACCATGAACCTCCGTCTGGAATTCGTTGAACTCGCCTCGCAGGAAGGCGCCAACCGGCGTGCACTGTGCAGGCGCTTCGGGATCAGTCCCAAGACCGGTTATAAGTGGCTGGCGCGTCACGCGCAGGGTGGCGACGCCGCGCTGGCCGATCGTTCGCGTCGCCCGCAGCAGAGCCCGGGGCGCACGGCATCGCAGCTCGAACAGGACGTCATTGCCCTGCGACAGGCGCATCCGGCCTGGGGTGGGCGCAAGATCGGCCAGCGCCTGCGTGATCAGGGCCATGTCGGGGTGCCCGCGCCCAGCACCATTACTGACATCCTCCACCGTCACGGCCTGATCAGCCCCGAGGCCTCCGATGCCGCCACGCCCTGGCAGCGTTTCGAGCACGCGCAGCCCAACGATCTCTGGCAAATGGATTTCAAGGGCTGGTTTGAGTTGCAGGACGGTCGACGCTGCTCGCCGCTGACGGTACTGGACGATCATTCACGCTTTAGTCTTGTGCTCGATGCCTGTGGCAAGACTGATACCCGCATCGTGCTCACTCATTTGCGGCAGACCTTCCGTCGCTACGGTCTGCCGTCGCGCATCAACGCGGACAACGGTTCGCCGTGGGGCAGTCCAAGCCAGCCGGGACAGCTTACCGCGCTGGGAGTCTGGCTTGTTCGTCTGGGCGTGCGACTGTCCCACAGCCGCCCGTTGCATCCGCAAACCAATGGCAAGGACGAACGGTTTCACCGTACCTTGAAGGCGGAAGTCCTCAATGGCCAGCACTTCCGTACCCTGCGCAACGCGCAGAACGCATTCGATGCATGGCGCACCGTCTATAACCATCAGCGTCCGCATCAGGCCTTGGGCATGGCCACGCCAGCTACCCGATATCGCGTCAGTGCGCGGACCTATCCCGAGAAACTGCCGCCTATCGAATACGGCAGCAACGACACGGTTGTGCGCGTGGGATGCAATGGCGAGGTGCGCTTCAGGTCACGACATTTCAAGGTATCAAATGCCCTGCACAACATGCCCATTGCCATGCGGCCACATGCAGGTCTCGAGAACGGCTATGACGTGTATTTCATGCATCACCGACTGACAACCATCAACCTGGATGAGCCAGAATGAACGGACAAGGTGTTACCCATGTCCCCGCACACCCGTTACCCATGTCCCCGGTCCATACACCGCCGCAAAGAAAAGTAGGCAAAAGAAAGCGGCTAACACCGCCAACATTTCTTCCCGCCTGAGGGACCCCAACCGGTCCCTCACTTCACGCGGCAACTTCTCGATTCAAGTTCGTTGCCAGCGCTCTTGCAGTGCGCCTCACCCGCTTCACGCTCCTGCACTACAGCGCGCCGTGCCAGATATTCCACGGCCGCCCAGGTGGCAAACTGTGTGTCGGCCCAAGTGCTCCACACGCCTCACTTCAGACCGATAGCGCACACGTCCCACCCTGTAAGAGCGCCAAGTTATACGACGCGACAACCTACACACAGTTTGCCACCTGGGCTGCAGAAACCATTCGCTGCCGCTCGCACGTGCGCGGGTGTTTGAAGTGGGTGAGGCGTTCATTCGAAGCGTTGGCAACGAGCACCGACCAAGGCACTGTCATGTGAAGCGTGGGGACGTTGGGGGCCCGTGGGTAAGAACAAGAGCTGGCGGTGTGAGCCGCTTTCTTTTGCCTACTTTTCTTTGCGGCGGCAAAGAAAAGTAGGTGCCGCCCCGCACAGGGGCAACGCTTGAAGCGCGAAGACATCACGCGGATGCCAGCGAAAAGGCAAACTTACCGGGGCTTGAAGCACGAAGGCAAAACGCGGATGCCATCGCAAAGCCAAACCAAACCACCCAGCGTCGCAGACAAAACCAAAAACCCAGATCAAGTCATCCGATTCTTAGCCAGCGGCGGATTAGCCGCAAAATACCGCTTAATCCCGGTCATGATCGCGCTAGCCATCTTCTCCCGATAAGCATCATCATTCAGCCGACGCTCCTCATCCGGGTTACTGATAAAAGCGGTCTCAACAAGAATCGACGGAATATCAGGCGCCTTCAGCACGGCAAAGCCAGCCTGCTCAACAGACCCCTTATGCAACCTGTTGATCCCGCCAATCTCCTTCAGCACAAAATTGCCATACCTCATCGAATCGCGAATCTGCGCCGTCGTCGACATATCGAACAACGCGCGATTCACGCTCGCATCGGCGGACTTGATGTTGATACCGCCAATCTGATCCGACGAGTTCTCCTTGTTCGCCATCCAGCGCGCGGCCGCGCTCGACGCCCCATGCTCCGACAGCGCGAACACCGACGAGCCACTCGCCTCCGGCGTAGTAAACGCATCCGCGTGAATCGACACAAACAGATCCGCGCCGACTCGCCGCGCCTTCTGCACACGCACGTTCAGCGGCACGAAGAAGTCGGCGTCGCGCGTCATCATCGCGCGCATGTTCGGTTGCGCATCGATCTTCGCGCGTAACTTCTTCGCGATGTCGAGCGCGACGTGCTTCTCATACGTGCCGCTGCCGCCAATCGCACCCGGGTCCTCTCCGCCGTGGCCCGGATCGATCGCGACCGTCAGCAGGCGCACCGTGTTGCTGCTCTTCTTCGGATTGGTGAACTTGTAGGCGTCGTCGCCGCTGTCGCCGTCGCTATCCGTATCGGCGTCGTTGTTGCGCGCGATGACGGGCGGGACAGGCGTCGGCGCGGGCTTCGAAGGCACATGCGGCGTGGGCGCCGGCGCTGCATGGACGGGCGGACGCGGCGCGGGTGAGGGCGACGAAGGCGCGTTGTTCTGCGCGTACTTCTCGAAGAACGCGTCGGTGTTGTCGGCGGGCGGCGCGGACGGGCCGCTCAACGTCGCAGCGGGCGGCGCGGTGTTCGGCGCGGCGTTGTCATCCAGTTGCTGTTGCTTGCGCTCCGACTGCGCGAGCAGTTCCATCAGCGGATCGGGCGCGATGGCGGGATACAGGTCGAACACCAGACGATACTTGTACGTGCCCACGGGCGGCAGCGTGAACACCTGCGGCTTCACCGAGCCCTTGAGGTCGAACACCATCCGCACGACGTGCGGCTGATACTGCCCGACTCGCACGGATTGAATCTGCGGATCGTTCGGCGCAATCTTCGAGACGAGGTCCCGCAACGCCTGGTCGAGGTCGAGACCGTTCAGATCGACCACCAGCCGGTCGGGCCCTTGCAGCAACTGCTGCGTGTTCTGCAGCGGCTGGTCGGACTCGATGGTCACGCGCGTGTAGTCGCGCGCGGGCCACACACGCACGCCCAGCACCGACTGCGCCCACGCCAGACGCGGCGCGACAAGCCCGAGGACGAGCGTGGAAGCGCCCGCGCGAAGAATCTGCCGGCGGCGCCAGTTGTGCGTCGCGGTGGCCGCCGATTCGATCGAGCGGAACGGTTTGATCAACATCTTTCGAGACATGCCTTTCCTGGTTCGCTATACGCCCGGGCGATCAGCATCCGGCCATCGCCGTCGACGTCGAGCGAGAAGACGAGATCCGGCACGCCCAGCAGACTGCCCGCGCGTTCCGGCCATTCGACGAGGCAGATAGCGCCGCTGTCGAAGTATTCGCGAAAGCCTGCGTCGGCCCATTCGGCCGGATCGGTGAAACGGTAGAGATCGAAGTGATATAGCTCGAGTTCCCCATCCGGCCGTTCGACCGCATAAGGTTCGACGAGCGTATAGGTCGGGCTGCGTACGCGGCCCGCGTGTCCGAGCGCGCGCAACGTGGCGCGCACGAGTGTCGTTTTGCCGGCGCCCAGGTCGCCGTGCAACTGCACCTGGAGGCCGTTGAATCCGTCATGGACCGTCGCGCTGGCTTCGCTGCGCACGCCGTCGATCGCATGCGCGAAGCGCTCGCCGAATGCCATCGTCGCGGCTTCGTCCGCGAGCGCAAACTGGCGCTCGAGCAGGACAGCGGCGGAAG includes these proteins:
- a CDS encoding DUF72 domain-containing protein — its product is MEEEAAPEAPDGTLQLDMFGNHVEQAPVAVASAPKASSETAAAPSDAPPKKRRARDVLAASPSDEVIHLASQLPPQVHLGTSTWSFPGWKGIVYGDDYSNSKLSRDGLGAYGAHPLLRTVSIDRSFYAPLTLTDYLRYAQQVPDHFRFIVKAPALVTDATVRAERGEPVSENPCFLNAQLAIDEFVRPCIDGLGAKAGALVFQFSPLPNEMLARPALFVDRLTAFLAALPPLEGDTCYAVEIRDASMLTPRLIRALKATGVRYCVGIHARMPDPSRQAAALALLDEAPSGPLIVRWSLHGGFKYEQAKAKYEPFDKLVDEDPDTRVALSELAARYAIAGQPVLIAANNKAEGSAPLTCVKLAAQIAAACERLRRAQKESAAQSA
- a CDS encoding N-acetylmuramoyl-L-alanine amidase, producing MSRKMLIKPFRSIESAATATHNWRRRQILRAGASTLVLGLVAPRLAWAQSVLGVRVWPARDYTRVTIESDQPLQNTQQLLQGPDRLVVDLNGLDLDQALRDLVSKIAPNDPQIQSVRVGQYQPHVVRMVFDLKGSVKPQVFTLPPVGTYKYRLVFDLYPAIAPDPLMELLAQSERKQQQLDDNAAPNTAPPAATLSGPSAPPADNTDAFFEKYAQNNAPSSPSPAPRPPVHAAPAPTPHVPSKPAPTPVPPVIARNNDADTDSDGDSGDDAYKFTNPKKSSNTVRLLTVAIDPGHGGEDPGAIGGSGTYEKHVALDIAKKLRAKIDAQPNMRAMMTRDADFFVPLNVRVQKARRVGADLFVSIHADAFTTPEASGSSVFALSEHGASSAAARWMANKENSSDQIGGINIKSADASVNRALFDMSTTAQIRDSMRYGNFVLKEIGGINRLHKGSVEQAGFAVLKAPDIPSILVETAFISNPDEERRLNDDAYREKMASAIMTGIKRYFAANPPLAKNRMT
- a CDS encoding pirin family protein, which encodes MSSSIKAVLKPHVRDIGNLAVRRVLPAMAARLVGPFIFFDHMGPATLPAGTGLDVRPHPHIGLATVTYLFEGAIMHRDSLGSEQKIVPGDVNWMTAGRGIVHSERTPEPDRTNGSTVHGIQTWVALPLADEDAEPSFEHHAGATLPEIERNGVTLRIIAGTSFGQTSPARTFSGTLYAAAHFAPGSVLALEPEHDERGVYLVDGDLSLDGEPLEVATMAVLTPGETVTLASAKGATVMLLGGEKLDGERFIEWNFVASSREKIERAKLAWTNQEMGKVPGETEWIPLPERKPR
- a CDS encoding EamA family transporter, which codes for MSPKDLLLALVVVVAWGVNFVVIKVGLHGVPPMLLGALRFMLAAFPAVFFIKRPQMPWRWLIAYGATISLGQFAFLFSAMYVGMPAGLASLVLQAQAFFTLLFAALFLHERFRLQNVLGLVVAAIGLAVIGMQGGASMTLAGFILTLCAAVMWALGNIVTKKVGKVDLVGLVVWGSLIPPVPFFVLSYLLEGPQRIGAALTGIGASSVFAIVYLAFVATLVGYGLWSRLLSRYPAGQVAPFSLLVPIVGLASASLFLGESLSGAQVGGAVLVMVGLAVNVFGGWVVERFSLAR
- the trxA gene encoding thioredoxin, translated to MDTTLATFEKDVISASMLAPVLVDFWAPWCGPCKTLGPMLEKLEAEYEGKWRLVKVNVDENQELAAHFQVRSIPHVVAFADGRPVDQFIGVLPEGQLREFLDRLVPDGAEASRAEAAAAIAEGRREDAYDALKAALAYDPGFDEARLDLMELLLEDNRAEEAQKENDLLSPKTTQGIDARYNAIKTRLDAVDAASDLPPTDALEAAVANNPDDLEARFDLASALIARRKYDPALEHLLAIVTRDRTFREDIGRKTMLSVFDLAAHQPELVAKWRRKLSASLN
- a CDS encoding SAM-dependent methyltransferase, producing MFWEKKLAQWVDEVKTKANIPARLVLWDGQQHDFGTFAAPAVTLKVNSASALPLLLEPSLDNLGEAYVKGKIDIEGKLSDIINISYSLARSTVTNASKLARVRRYFNHTKTSDKKAIQYHYDVSNEFYKLWLDENMVYSCAYFENGDEDLATAQIKKIDHILTKIQVQPGQRLLDIGCGWGALVLRAAQKFGAKCVGVTLSQNQFDLATQRVKAAGLEGQIEIRLQDYRDVQGQFDRITSVGMFEHVGRKNLPGYFQKIHDLLTDDGIAMNHGITSTDYDSGETALGGGEFIDRYVFPDGELPHISLALETMQRGGLEAFDIESLRRHYARTLDIWAENFEAKAAEARSLVDDEKFRIWRVYLAGCAYAFENDDVSIYQVVCRKAGRSATTLPWSRRFMYEKAL
- the pdxH gene encoding pyridoxamine 5'-phosphate oxidase, which translates into the protein MSTLADLRKNYSLGSLDIADADPNPFRQFDVWFKQAIDAQLPEPNTMTLATVDPRGRPSARIVLIKAVDERGFVFFTNYESRKGLELAQNPHASLLFYWIELERQVRVEGTVVKTSDAESDTYFASRPVGSRIGAWASEQSKVIESRAALEAREREFIAQYGDNPPRPPHWGGYRLIPDAIEFWQGRPSRLHDRLLYTRSGNADWTIARLSP
- the tsaE gene encoding tRNA (adenosine(37)-N6)-threonylcarbamoyltransferase complex ATPase subunit type 1 TsaE; this encodes MPDHTGPANRPSAAVLLERQFALADEAATMAFGERFAHAIDGVRSEASATVHDGFNGLQVQLHGDLGAGKTTLVRATLRALGHAGRVRSPTYTLVEPYAVERPDGELELYHFDLYRFTDPAEWADAGFREYFDSGAICLVEWPERAGSLLGVPDLVFSLDVDGDGRMLIARAYSEPGKACLERC
- a CDS encoding IS481 family transposase, with product MSWNPRNTMNLRLEFVELASQEGANRRALCRRFGISPKTGYKWLARHAQGGDAALADRSRRPQQSPGRTASQLEQDVIALRQAHPAWGGRKIGQRLRDQGHVGVPAPSTITDILHRHGLISPEASDAATPWQRFEHAQPNDLWQMDFKGWFELQDGRRCSPLTVLDDHSRFSLVLDACGKTDTRIVLTHLRQTFRRYGLPSRINADNGSPWGSPSQPGQLTALGVWLVRLGVRLSHSRPLHPQTNGKDERFHRTLKAEVLNGQHFRTLRNAQNAFDAWRTVYNHQRPHQALGMATPATRYRVSARTYPEKLPPIEYGSNDTVVRVGCNGEVRFRSRHFKVSNALHNMPIAMRPHAGLENGYDVYFMHHRLTTINLDEPE
- the tcdA gene encoding tRNA cyclic N6-threonylcarbamoyladenosine(37) synthase TcdA, with translation MSTPLVTEHSDITTDSSAHETADRARRFGGVARLYGAPALAAFERAHVAVIGIGGVGSWAAEALARTAIGRITLIDLDNVAESNTNRQIHALDGNYGKPKVDAMAERIRLIDPQCDVRVIEDFIEPGNFDTVLGGGFHYVVDAIDSVRTKTALIAWCVEHKQPLITVGGAGGQLDPTRIRIDDLAQTIQDPLLSKVRGQLRKQHGFPRGPKAKFKVSAVYSDEPLIYPEAAVCDIDEEAEHVTTSPGHHGPVGLNCAGFGSSVCVTASFGFAAVAHVLRALAKSAA